The sequence AACAAAGTGCAAAGTAAGCTTTTtatgatggattttttttttgttatcattattctaaatttattattattaattacgAGTGGAATATTACGCCATATCTTATGTAAATAGATTAATTTATTagtgttcctcaaaaaaaaaaaaaattattagtgcaAGGAAAATCCCACGACAATGCACGTACATAGTATATTAAGATCCACACTGTTTCAAAAGATATGGACCTTAATTCATGGTCAAGgacaaaattaaattgaaactATAAGGGGGGCATGGTcccctttgattttttttaaaaaataaaatatatatatatatatatatatatatatatatatatatatatatatatatatataaacatataagattttcaagtttgaatctaaaaaattaatactcTCTCAATTaattgcttatttatttaattctcaaatctcaatgaCTATATATCACATAAATAACTTACGATGATTTGTTTGGAGATGAGACATCTTATGGAgcaacttttattttctcataaagaTATGGGTCTCATATGTTATGAAAGAGTGGCTTCATGAAGTCATTTCATATGATAATTTTGTGTTAAGTTTGTCAATTAAACTAATTATTGATTGAgatccaaaattaaaattttgaaaattttgagttcGGGTGTTCGGCTTTagttaaaagatattttaagtattttctttgttatttatttatttattattaatttttttgtgagtttggatgtattatttttaattatagatTATAGGAAAACCAacacaaaacttgattttttttttgtccaatttttttttttaaatgtagatAATTCAAAAGTCTTGTAATTGAACTAGCAGTTTTTAGTATTTCCAATAAAGACATCTGAGATTCCAATCCACTCCCCAACTGCAACtattgtattataaaaataaatagattccCTTTGAACTTTAGTTTTGTAATAAACTAAACATTCTTTTAGCACTTTCCCCTCAAAATCCAACAGATTTAATTTAGTTATGAGCACCTAATAATAATTCCCAATTATTAATGATGAGGTAGAAATCATGTGCACGTCACATATTTCACCTGATTAATCCATTAACCTTTaacgaaaaataaaaataaaaggtaattAGATTTATGTTGAtaaagatttaagaaaaatgaaaaaaaaaaaaaaacattttgtcacatccttttttttttttttttttggacaggTATGGAAGTGTATTCAAGTCCCACATTTTGGGTTGTCCTACAGTTATCTCTACGGATCAAGAGCTCAACAGATACATCCTTATGAATGAAGGAAAAGGACTTGTTCCTGGATACCCACAGTCCATGCTAGATGTAATGGGGAAGACCAATATTGCTGCTGTGCATGGTCCTGCTCACAAATTCATTAGGGGGTCATTGCTATCTCTTGTTGGTACTGCAGCAATTAAAGATCAACTTTTTACAGATATTGATAAGTTCATAAGAATGTTAACCAACAACTGGGATGGCAAAACCATTGACATTCAGGAAAAAGCCATTGAGGTATATAATCACAATCTCTACAAACAAAAGTTTTTCACTACAATGGTCCAAACCCCTTCCATTGTTGTTGCTGTTGGCCTATTTCAACCAAGTATGAAGTATCAAACCTCCTTTGAAAAGTTTTAAGTGAATGACATTCAACACTAAAAAGTGAGGGAGAATTATCTTTAAAATCTTATAGTTTAGGAGTGCAATAAATAAAATCCTATAATTTGAAAGGTAACAaattaaattctgaaatttcaaaaaataataatttaaacttccAAGTCATTTAACTGGAATGACCATGTGTTAAGAGTTTAATATGGGTAGaggtttaatttgttatctTTCCACACattggatttaatttgttacttctgaaactatataaatatattatataacttGATTTACCCTAGACGAATAggctttaaaaaatgttttttccaacaaattaaaatgatgGCACAATTCATACTTGTCATGTTTTTCTATGCAGATGGCCTTTTATGTAGCCTTCAGACAGATTATAAGCGCTGAATGTGATTTGATTTATGAGGCTTTTGAAAGGGAGTTTGATAAGGTAGCAACAGCAGCACTTTCATTGCCTATCAACATTCCAGGCACAAATTACTATCAGGGTTTACAGGTATGTAATTGaagaatgtaaaatatttatatttcacGTACATATGTAGGAACATTTTGAGTCTTTGACCAATGTAAAATTGAGATTATTCCTTTACAGGCAAGGAAAAATATCCATAAAATTTTGAGACAAGTTATGGAAGAGAGAAAAGCTTCAAGGAAAACTCATAATGACATGTTTGCCGAGCTTATAGGAAATGAGAAGTCAAGATATCGTCTAACCGAGGAGCAGATGTTTGATCAAATATTTACAATATTGTATTCAGGTTATGAAACTGTCTCCATTACTACCATGATGGCCGTCAAGTATCTACATGATCACCCCAAAGCTCTTCAAGATCTTAGAGTGAGAGTTTTGCTAATCATCTatgttttataacttttttttcattatgaTAATGTTCATAATTCTTTTTGGCTTAACTCGATCAGGAAGAACATTTAGCTATAcgagaaagaaaaaaaccagACGAACCAATTGACTGGAATGACTACAAGTCTATGAGTTTCACCCGTGCTGTAAGTAGAATTGGAATTTAATTAAGGTTTTCCTCCAAATAGGTTTGGAAGAAAATTTCTTCAACTTGTTATGAGACGATTAAATTAATTATCCACATTTACTTTTAGTCACATACCTTATTTAATAAGTCATTTTATTTAATACAAATGAATAGTATTATCAATCGTCAcataatatattgaaaattcCTCTAAATTAGTTTCCAAACCGTGTTAcatgcttcttttttttattcaaataggaatatatatatatatatatatatatatatatatatatatatatatatatatatatttatattcctAAAAAAGCATTGTTTATCTAaatgttttaccaaaaaaaaaaagaagatatttctTAATTCTCTTGGTATAGGTGATCCTTGAAACCTCAAGGTTGGCCACTATTGTTAATGGATTACTGAGGAAGACAACACAAGATGTGGAATTGAATGGTATGTTCAACAAACTTATTACTTCATTTATTGGCCTTTGCAGTGAAGGTTTGGCCACATGGCGAAACAACATGCATGTGCAGCCGTAAAACCAAAAGAATGAATTTAGGGACAATATTATTCACGGTTATTTTTATAATGGTTGATATTATCTGTTAGGATTGGTGCATCATTAAAATAGTGTTATTGCTTGATTCATGTGAAAGTAATGTTGTTTCAATCATAACATACCATAATTGTGAAGAATGTTGTCCCTAGTATCACTCAAATCATAATGGGAAGTGTTGTTTGGTCAATTTGTTACATTTCTACGGGTTTTCACTTTCCAGGATTTCTCATTCCAAAAGGATGGAGAATATATGTTTTCACAAGGGAGCTCAACTATGATCCAGTCCTCTATCCAGAGCCTTATACATTCAATCCTTGGAGATGGCTGGTTAGTTACTTAAGCCAAACATCTTATAAAACTAAAagccttttctatttttcatttctatatccttaaaaagtaattattaatgaaatggaATACAGGATAAGAGCTTGGAGTCTCACAGCTATTGCTTCTTATTTGGAGCTGGAGGCAGACTGTGTCCTGGAAAGGAATTGGGCATGGTTAAAGTGGCAACATTCCTTCACTATTTTGTTACTAAATACAGGTTTGTTGCATAATTAGCCCACTAATTTGTTTACCTTAAACCTAAtggcattattttttttctttaaaaaatgtgaaCTTTTGCTAAAGTAATTATCCTGGTTACAGATGGGAGGAAGTTGAGGAAGTAGAAATCTTAAAATTTCCGAGAGTTGAAGTACCAAATGGGCTGCACGTAAGGGTATCAAAGCACtaatgtttaattgtttatagaGTATGGATATATGAAATATTAGAAGGAACATAAAGGTGAGCAGTTTATCCAAAAAATGTATGGAATAAGTTTTTTCTTCCTTATACATGGTACTAATGAGAATCAATTTTTATCTatgttttgctatttttgacCTCAAAGCTTCAAAATTTAGGCCATTTCTATTTTAATTATGCAAATTAGAGAGGATCAAAATTACTAGACCGACTGGACTCTCTAAGGGAAGCCATTGTTGTTCCTTCCATTGTTTTTGAGATTAAGTGACATGATTTATTTGAGCTTTGAGGATCTTACCTCAACAAAAGCGGCTGTTTTAACATTTTACCAGTAATCATTTCGAACAAACGTGTTTCAgttgagaaaaatgaagaacatgATACAATCAGAATAAACGTGTATCAAGGTCAAGACTTTAGAAGCTGAAATTCATTAGCTGCTCAGTGCAATGTGGCACGTTACATACATTGAAAACTAACCTCTAATTATAAGTTGGTATCACTGTGAAATTGTAAAAGCAGAACAGAATAACCTATATACATGTTATATATCATCTAGCACTCGTTGCAgtcccaaaaataaatatgttCGCACGACATACTTGAATTGGAAGACCCAAAATTGCATTATGTTACCAATATTCACGTAAAGAAATGAATTACAGTGAAGAAGAggttattttgttgaaattatccacataaaattttcagtttgttCTACCATGCATATAAGGAAGATTTGATGTTGCCAATGCTAGATTCTACCAATGGAACCAACCTTCCTTTTACCATTGTGGTTGGTGGCATGTGTTGCTTGGACTAAGGTCTAATACTCCAAAGATGGTAGAGGAGGAATAAGAATTCTATCAATGGTGTTAGCAAAtttctctcccaaaaaaaatgaaCCTTTTGCAAATTTTTAAACTTGTTTTGGTAACCATTCCCGTTTACATATTGGAACaaaatatttgttatatatgtattataaggttctgttttatatatattcttctaaaaaaaatgttgtgttaTATGTTTATTCTTGTTAgtggaaataataaaaaagaatgtatATTAAAGAAGTAATATAAAGTATAACTTCAAATAGACTAGAattaaggaaagaaaatatatgATCTACACTAACTAATATCTATTAAGAATTTATAGTCGGCCTCATAATTTTGGgactaaaattttgtttttattgttgctGTAAGACTATAACTCctcattataaatataataggcTTATATAACGTCCTgtcaaacaaaatattaaaatatttaatggcattattaattttaaaaaaaaattataatcatcATTTAGCTAGTGCATGCACTTGATATTGGTTGGTAGCACTTGATATTTTAACTAATACAAAACTAAGGGTTCCTACATATATTGGTTCAACATTGGTACAAAAAATATTGGTTGTACTAGTTAAGATGAAGtgatattttctatatttttttaaaaaaaagatgaagtgATATATGAGGATTTCGTTCGGAATATAATATCTTTATATTACcaaatatgaggaaaaaaaaagtatgcaaTTATTGTATGTGATGTTGTTGCTAAGGATAAGGCTTGGAggttaatttttttacacaattACTTTTGCATCATCTAAGTTTAGACTTTAGAAAAGTTTCTTTAAGTTGAATACATGAATGCCAAGTATAGCTCATacgcgaaaaaaaaaaaaataataataaaaataggcGCATGGCTTGGCCTATTTAAACTGCAATACTTTCCTTTAATTTTCACATAGAATGAGTTGTTCAGAGACCACAAAATACACACCATTGAAGAAGTAAATCCTGATTGTTTGTGTTAAGAGCAAGCCAGTAATTCACACAAGCCAGAGCAATTCAAACGGTTAGTTTTCATCCAACGGTGTTTGTTACAGATGACTAACGGTTAGTTTCATCCAACGGCTTGCAAGTGATTTCTCTAAAACGATGTCATTCTATTTAAGTGAGTTGAGTCTTAT comes from Castanea sativa cultivar Marrone di Chiusa Pesio chromosome 3, ASM4071231v1 and encodes:
- the LOC142629248 gene encoding cytochrome P450 85A1-like, whose translation is MTVLVFWGLILAFCISFALLKWSDIKYRRKGLPRGTMGWPLFGETLDFLKYGPDFMKKQSAKYGSVFKSHILGCPTVISTDQELNRYILMNEGKGLVPGYPQSMLDVMGKTNIAAVHGPAHKFIRGSLLSLVGTAAIKDQLFTDIDKFIRMLTNNWDGKTIDIQEKAIEMAFYVAFRQIISAECDLIYEAFEREFDKVATAALSLPINIPGTNYYQGLQARKNIHKILRQVMEERKASRKTHNDMFAELIGNEKSRYRLTEEQMFDQIFTILYSGYETVSITTMMAVKYLHDHPKALQDLREEHLAIRERKKPDEPIDWNDYKSMSFTRAVILETSRLATIVNGLLRKTTQDVELNGFLIPKGWRIYVFTRELNYDPVLYPEPYTFNPWRWLDKSLESHSYCFLFGAGGRLCPGKELGMVKVATFLHYFVTKYRWEEVEEVEILKFPRVEVPNGLHVRVSKH